In Nematostella vectensis chromosome 2, jaNemVect1.1, whole genome shotgun sequence, one genomic interval encodes:
- the LOC116615994 gene encoding uncharacterized protein K02A2.6-like, which translates to MAVTWERVKLETTSDPDLQTLTTIIESGFPEFQHELPPALQEYHRFRQHLHTIDGVILYKNRIVVPTSLRDAILSTLHSAHQGVTSMTDRAESPIFWPGITPAITALRERCSHCNRMTPPQPSAPPYPSTLPAYPFQCICADYFHYKGVNYLVAVDRYSNWPIVERARDGSAGLIECLRRAFATYGVPDECATDEGPQFTAQSTQQFLKDWGDYHCLSSVAFPHSNCRAEIGVKTVKRLITNNTDPHGDLNTNEFQKAILQYRNAPDPNTELSPAQCVFGRPIKDFIPILPGRYLPHPTWRDTLALREALRNRHMQASERWAEHTKRLPPLVVGNHVRIQNQTGPNPT; encoded by the coding sequence ATGGCGGTCACTTGGGAACGTGTCAAGCTAGAGACAACCAGCGACCCAGACTTACAGACTCTGACCACCATCATTGAATCAGGATTCCCAGAGTTCCAGCATGAGCTCCCACCTGCCCTTCAGGAATACCACAGGTTCCGCCAGCACCTCCATACCATCGATGGTGTCATCCTCTACAAAAATCGCATTGTGGTTCCCACCTCTCTCAGAGATGCGATATTGTCAACGTTACATTCTGCCCACCAAGGGGTCACATCAATGACAGACCGAGCAGAGTCACCCATCTTCTGGCCAGGCATCACACCTGCCATCACAGCACTACGTGAACGGTGCTCCCACTGCAACCGAATGACTCCTCCACAGCCAAGTGCCCCACCGTACCCATCAACACTACCAGCATACCCGTTCCAATGCATCTGTGCTGACTACTTCCACTACAAAGGGGTCAACTACCTTGTAGCAGTAGACAGATATTCTAATTGGCCAATTGTTGAAAGAGCAAGGGATGGTTCTGCTGGTCTTATTGAATGCCTCAGACGTGCCTTTGCAACATATGGTGTCCCCGATGAATGCGCAACCGATGAAGGACCACAGTTCACTGCACAATCAACACAACAGTTCCTGAAAGATTGGGGAGACTATCACTGCCTATCCTCAGTTGCATTCCCACACTCCAACTGCAGGGCCGAGATCGGGGTCAAAACCGTCAAACGACTGATCACCAATAACACAGACCCACATGGGGACCTGAACACCAATGAATTCCAGAAGGCGATTCTACAGTACCGAAACGCCCCCGACCCGAACACGGAGTTGTCTCCTGCTCAGTGTGTCTTCGGTAGACCCATTAAGGATTTCATCCCCATACTGCCTGGGCGCTATCTCCCCCATCCTACCTGGCGCGATACCCTCGCGTTGAGAGAAGCCTTACGAAACCGACACATGCAAGCATCAGAGAGGTGGGCTGAGCATACCAAAAGGCTCCCTCCCCTGGTAGTTGGAAACCATGTCAGAATCCAGAACCAGACCGGACCTAACCCCACATGA